A genomic stretch from Akkermansia massiliensis includes:
- a CDS encoding nitroreductase family protein, with product MKKIILSLLAAGLSGTALLHAAEPVKLDQPDLERGAPIMKALSDRQSIRSFSEKTLSQKDLSDLLWAANGINRQESGKRTAPSAMNRQDVKIYVCTKDASYLYDHKAHAMVPVSDGDARPADAPVCLVLVTDTAEPWAAMDAGIVSQNISLFCSGTGLATYPRASMNKEALAKALKLASPQTPMLCHPVGYKK from the coding sequence ATGAAAAAAATCATCCTGTCCCTCCTCGCTGCGGGGCTGTCCGGAACAGCCCTCCTTCACGCCGCGGAACCCGTCAAACTGGACCAGCCGGACCTGGAACGGGGGGCGCCAATTATGAAAGCCCTGTCCGACCGCCAATCCATCCGGAGCTTTTCTGAAAAAACGCTCTCCCAAAAAGATCTGTCAGACCTGCTCTGGGCCGCCAACGGAATCAACCGCCAGGAATCCGGCAAGCGTACCGCCCCGTCCGCCATGAACCGGCAGGACGTCAAAATTTACGTATGCACGAAAGACGCCTCCTACCTCTATGACCACAAGGCCCACGCCATGGTCCCCGTAAGCGACGGGGACGCGCGCCCGGCGGACGCGCCCGTTTGCCTGGTTCTTGTGACGGACACGGCGGAACCCTGGGCAGCCATGGACGCCGGCATCGTCTCCCAGAACATCTCCCTGTTCTGCTCCGGAACGGGACTGGCTACCTACCCACGGGCCAGCATGAACAAGGAGGCCCTGGCAAAAGCCCTGAAACTGGCCTCTCCCCAAACGCCCATGCTCTGCCATCCGGTAGGGTATAAAAAATAA